In Nostoc sphaeroides, the genomic window TTTATTGGTTACGCAGTATGGTTAGCTCCCGGTTTGCTGCCATCTATATTTAAATAATAAAAGCCCCCAGCTTTAGGCTGAAGGCTGTAATTTATTAGGGTGCATCTACTATTTATTACTCCGCTTTATTAATTGCCATATCCGGGAAGATTTAACCTCTGAGCAAATTTATTTTATTATTAAATTAAAAAAACATAAACAATAAAAAAGCCTTCAACTAAAAGCTGAGGGCTATGAATTATTAGGGTGCATCTACCATTTATTAATCCGCTTTATTGGTTGCCATATCCGGGAAGATTTAACGTTATAAAAAAATATTTTAATTTCAAATCAGAAAATGTCAATAACAAAAAAAGCCCCCAACTAAAAGCTGAGGGCTGTGATTTAATTAAGGTGCATCTACTATTTATATATCCGTCTTAGTTCTTGCTGCATCAGGAAGAATTGAAAAAAATAGATGGCTGTAGAATTGATTTCGTTAGCTACAAAGTTAGTACTGATATCAACGAGGATAACCTACGGTATTTGACTAGGTAATCATTGACCAACTTTACAGTAATTTTACAAATATCCCGAATTTCCTTTAGATACACAAAGTTTCTGTTAATATCTCTGATGGGATATCCGCAATAGTACTAATTTAGTTTATTAGTTGGGTATATGACTATGAAAGTTAGACGCACCCAACTTAATGAAGCGATCGCAGTTTCTATTAGCCCTTGCTAGTTTTAGTATTGTCGGGGGAAGCTTTTTTCTGAGAAGAACTTTTAGCAGTACTAGGGAACCTAAAATAATAACTGATACATCACGTTACAAAGAAATTCGTAATCAACTATGGTCTGATAATGACCAAGTAAAACATTTTCCTAATGAGATTCCCACTGATGGCAAAGATGTTCGCATTGCTTACTCTCCCGAATTTTCGCAAGGAAGTAGTTTTTTTCAAATTAGACTGAAACAGCCGCCAAACAAGATAGAAAAATTACTTTCACAATATAGAAGTAGTGCAAAGCACAAATATAGGGGTGGTAGCACAAACGACCACATAAATCAACCTAATGGTGTGCCGACAACTTTTTTCTACACCAGTGACTCTCATACAGAATCTTTTCCACCTAGTTATGAAATATTGGTATTAAATACAGAGGATAAAGGTAGACCTAGTTTCAAGTGGAATCATGGAAATAGCTACGGCGTCGCTATTAATAGTTCCGCCTCAGAAATTATCTATTGGTCTGAAAAATGGTAATTAACAATTTCATTTTGAATTTGAATCGCCATGATAAAAATTATGAGTTTGGTTACGACCCTCTTTTTAGTACTAAATACTACTTTTCACCTTTTGAGTATATCACTTTGGGTAGTTAAAACTTATAGCCAGCATAGCTAAGATTTTAATGCTGGTTAAAAACTATCTGAATATGTATAATGCCTACTGCTTTAATTACTGGTGCTTCTAGTGGTATTGGTAAAGCTTTTGCCGAGGAACTAGCTGCACGCAAGACAAATCTTGTACTCGTTGCTCGTTCGGAAGAGAAACTAAGCCAATTAGCTAAACAACTAGAAGAACAACACAAAATTCAAGTAGAGGTTATAGTCAAAGACCTCACAGAACCTAATTCAGCATCTGCTGTATTTGATGTCACTAAAGAAAGGGGATTAACCATTGACTTATTAATCAATAATGCTGGTTTTGGTTACTATGGCGACTTTGCCGAAGGGGATGGAGAAAGACAAGTCAAAATTGTACAATTAAACATTTTGGCATTGGTAGATTTAACCCATAAATTTCTCCCCTTGATGCGGCAACGTCGTTCTGGAAGTATTATTAACGTATCCTCTATTACCGCATTTCAACCGATACCATACCTTTCTGTTTATGCTGCCAGTAAAGCTTTTATTCTCAGCTTTAGTGAAGCACTATGGGCAGAAAATAATCAATATGGCGTCCGTATTTTAGTAACTTGTCCAGGGCCAATAGAAACAAACTTTTTTGCAGAAGCTAATTTTCCTCCAGCGCTGGCAAGTACTACAGATAAAGTGTATTCTTCCCAAAAAGTTGTTTGGGAGTGTTTAGACGCTTTGGAAAAAGGCTATCCAACTGTTATTAGTTCTGATACTAGCACTCAAATTAGAAGCAAATTATCTCGACTTGTACCGCGCAAACTTCTGTTGAATATGTTAGCAAAACACTTCAAATCCTAAGTATATGTTTAAAAGTTAGGAGAGACGCGATTAATCGCGTTAGGAGAGACGCGATTAATCGCGTCTGTACAAAAGTTGGGAGTTGGGGGTTTGGAGTTAAAGAAAGGGGGGAATTTAAAAATCCTAACTTTTCACTCCTAACTCCTAACTCCTAACTCCTAACTCCTAACTTTTCACTCCTAACTCCTAACTCCTAACTCCTAACTCCTAACTCCTAACTCCTAACTTTTCACTCCTAACTCCTAACTCCTAACTCCTAACTCCTCACTTATTAGATATACCTTGTTAATTGAACTCGGTAACGGTCTTTTTTTGTAACGGCGATTTCCCCAACTTCTAAACGTCCTTTAGAGCGAATGGCGATTAAGTCGCCTGATTTGACTTGAGAACTAGCTTGAGTAACTTCCTTCCAATTGACGCGGACATCACCAGCATCAATGAAATCAACCATTTTGCTGCGGGACATGCCAAAACCAGCAGATGCGATCGCATCTAATCTTAAAGAAGCCTCCACAGTAGTTAATTCTTTTTTCTTTGGTTCCCTAACCCTTAATTCACTTACCTCAATTCGCTGAGTTTTCACAGGAACCGATCGCACCTGTTTCAGGCTCAATTCCAAAAATTCCACCAACTCTGGTGCAACAATCGCCTGCGCCCCTCGTTCTCCCAAGACAATAACATCTCCCGTCTTTTCACGAACAATTCCCGTCCCCAACATTGCGCCTAAAAAGTCGCGGTGAGAGGCGGTATCAAACAGGAAATTACCAGCAATTTCTACAGCTACAAGGCTGACTTGAGATTGATCTAAGGGAAGTTCTGAACGAGCGATCGCTATTCTTTGGCGTTCAGCTTGCGGATATCCGCCCCACGCAACTAATTGCACTTCTGTTAATCGGTTAAACACCCGTTGAATTTCTGCCAATTCTGGGGGAGACAGAAAATCAGTCAAAACCACTTCCCAAGTTTTGATGGCTTGCTCCGCTTGGTCGATTACACGAGCTACACTATCTCGATTTTCAACGCCTTTTAAAAG contains:
- a CDS encoding SDR family NAD(P)-dependent oxidoreductase, whose amino-acid sequence is MPTALITGASSGIGKAFAEELAARKTNLVLVARSEEKLSQLAKQLEEQHKIQVEVIVKDLTEPNSASAVFDVTKERGLTIDLLINNAGFGYYGDFAEGDGERQVKIVQLNILALVDLTHKFLPLMRQRRSGSIINVSSITAFQPIPYLSVYAASKAFILSFSEALWAENNQYGVRILVTCPGPIETNFFAEANFPPALASTTDKVYSSQKVVWECLDALEKGYPTVISSDTSTQIRSKLSRLVPRKLLLNMLAKHFKS
- a CDS encoding photosystem II S4 domain protein, whose protein sequence is MLPREELLKGVENRDSVARVIDQAEQAIKTWEVVLTDFLSPPELAEIQRVFNRLTEVQLVAWGGYPQAERQRIAIARSELPLDQSQVSLVAVEIAGNFLFDTASHRDFLGAMLGTGIVREKTGDVIVLGERGAQAIVAPELVEFLELSLKQVRSVPVKTQRIEVSELRVREPKKKELTTVEASLRLDAIASAGFGMSRSKMVDFIDAGDVRVNWKEVTQASSQVKSGDLIAIRSKGRLEVGEIAVTKKDRYRVQLTRYI